The Amaranthus tricolor cultivar Red isolate AtriRed21 chromosome 2, ASM2621246v1, whole genome shotgun sequence genome contains the following window.
CACTTGAGAGAAAACCAAGGGAATGTTGTGCTCGTGAATAAAGTATAAGCTTGCAACCAAATTTTCTGTTTTGTAGTGTTGAGTCTTAAATGCACTTTATAGTCAAATGGGACTTCATTTTAATGGCCTAATAGGCATTGCCATTGCCAGTTGCAAGTGACAAGTGCACCTCTAAATAACAGCTGCAACTTGTGCACACTTCAGTTAATCAATTTCATGGAAATCTTTTCTAATTTGATCTTTCCTTTTTTATAGCGCATGGCAATTGCTCAAACTCCACAGTAAGGGAAATAAGCACTTAACTTTCCCTCCCATTCTTTCTCCAaatttttatgcgcaaaacaatTTAAAAGAATGATTCATAAACTTCACCAACTAATCAAAACTTTGCTTGGAATGAAGGAAACGGAAAGAAAGAAAGGTGAGGGAAATAGTCCAAAAGGAGATGTATTTTCCTTCACTTGGATAGCAAATGAGGAACCGTAGAGATGATATCCTTCACATTTTGTGAGAAGAAAATCTTTCCTACATagaaagatttggaaggaaaaccCATGTTCTTTCCCTCCCCTCCCCTTCCCCCCTTCCCTTTTTGTACGATTTTTTCTTTAAAGAGTCAGTTTAGTAGACTATACTATTATACAAATTTTCTTTTACTAGGATGGAATTGACGGAAAGAATTTTCGGTGAGACCAAGGTTCTAAACTCATGATCTTAAAGATAAGGGTAAATAACTAAATATACTTCTTATATACATGTCTTCAGTGCAACATACCAACATGGCTTAGGATATAAAGCTTTTGATCACTAAAAAGAGTCTTGAAGGGGACAGCCTGTAAGGTTCTGTCCATATACAAAATTACAACCTCAATGCAGTCTCCGCTTTTGCTTCTAAATAGTAACAGGATACACCACATCAAACGTGAGTTATATGCCATTCTCAATGTTCAAAGCCAGAAACTGTTTGACTCTAAAAGGAGATTCAATATAGCTCCTCAAACTCGAGGAATGATATCATAATACACATAGCAAATGGGACAACCAAAACTAATAAACCATAACAATGAGAACAATCAATGCTACTAAGATCAATGCCTTACCCGATCTCCAATGTTGCACGCGTCCTGTTCATCATGGGCCATGAACTTGCTAGTTCTCTTAACATACCGATTATAAAGCTTGTGATGGAAAAGGTGATCCACCGCTACCACTACTGATTTCTGCATCTTGTTTGAGACTACCACCCCCACCACTGGTTTCATTTTCTCCTTCTATTTCAACCATAAACTCATTACATAAACTAACAAACATAGTACTGAAAATCTAAGATCATTAAAAAGAGCAAGTCTTTTAACAAAAGATTTTATTCAGGACTTTTAACAAACACTTAGCAGGCGTAAGTTGCTCTTTCAatcaatggccaaaaaaccctccaaacattaaataaataaataaataaataaagcgaTAAACgactcaaaaatcaaaaactttgaaacaattacaacacaataaataatcCAAATATGAAAAGATCAGGAAAGGCACGAACTTGCAGAAAAAAATCCCATTTCCTAAAACTATGATTAAATCCAAAAATACATTCACAATTCTTTCGAAACTAAACAATTTGTTGGTATCTAATTCATGCATCAACAACTTGGagaaatttcatttttatttgcaTTTCATGTTTCAGTAAAAAAGGAGGAGAAAGTAAGTACctgaatgaatgaaaaatttGACCTAATTGAGAGAAATAAAAAGATATATCAATAAGAACAATCTCAGATATTGTGGAAATAAGAGATTGCCTTGAAGTTGTACTACAAACTTTGCAAAGAGGAGACAAATTTGAAGCCGATAAAACGACTACAGAAAGAAGAAAGCAGAACTATGAAACGAACAACGAGAAGGTTGCGGTGCTTGATATTATGGGCCGACTTGCTTGAAACTTTATGGGCGgggtaaaatgaaaaaatgaataGAATAAGCTTATTATAAAAAGGAAATTCCACGTGAAAGCATTTAGTTTTTATGAAATGTTAGTTGCAGTATGTTTAAAAGAATTTTTCATATGATACCATTTAGTTCATTATGTTGTAATATTTTTCATCAAGCACTTGTTAATTTccatttaattcattattttgtaagatttttctacgTGATAACATtcagtttttgctctcaaatgtttaattcaatattttaacgtttaattcaccgattaatttatcaacaccCTTAAAGTTgtatcaaatttattttcattcaaattattggcattataaagaat
Protein-coding sequences here:
- the LOC130805830 gene encoding uncharacterized protein LOC130805830, whose amino-acid sequence is MKPVVGVVVSNKMQKSVVVAVDHLFHHKLYNRYVKRTSKFMAHDEQDACNIGDRVRLDPSRPLSKRKHWIVAEILKRARIYTPPSADSTAAKSISNVEASSTPSA